The following coding sequences lie in one Mesorhizobium sp. DCY119 genomic window:
- a CDS encoding WecB/TagA/CpsF family glycosyltransferase, with protein MNVHAGRRSSDVKSWRMILGIHVANIEWGAAITILKRKLDDNRFTKISFLNAHNANIACVDEAFADALNDFVILPDGIGVDIASKLLYGAPFPSNLNGTDFIPAFLKASARPLTVGLIGATRRNADEAARKLAALAEQHSFAVIHDGYFAPKDEPEILERIRILRPDILLVAMGVPRQELWIARNLTKQHCILPIAVGALLDFLSGSVPRAPGWMRTLRLEWLFRLIIEPRRLWRRYIVGNPLFLARVLYQKFFGVREER; from the coding sequence ATGAACGTCCATGCCGGCCGCCGGTCCTCCGATGTGAAGTCCTGGAGAATGATACTTGGCATTCACGTCGCCAATATCGAATGGGGCGCGGCGATCACCATCCTGAAGCGTAAGCTGGATGACAACCGCTTCACCAAGATCAGCTTTCTCAACGCGCACAACGCCAATATCGCCTGCGTCGATGAAGCCTTCGCCGACGCGCTGAACGATTTCGTCATTCTGCCGGACGGCATCGGTGTCGATATCGCGTCCAAACTGCTCTACGGCGCGCCGTTTCCGTCGAACCTGAACGGTACCGATTTCATTCCCGCTTTCCTGAAAGCGTCGGCCCGCCCGCTGACGGTCGGCCTGATCGGCGCCACGCGCCGCAACGCCGACGAAGCCGCGCGCAAACTCGCAGCATTGGCCGAACAGCACAGCTTTGCCGTCATCCATGACGGCTATTTTGCGCCCAAGGACGAGCCGGAAATCCTCGAACGCATCAGAATCCTGCGCCCCGACATCCTGCTGGTCGCGATGGGCGTGCCACGCCAGGAATTGTGGATCGCCCGCAACCTGACCAAGCAGCATTGCATCCTGCCGATCGCAGTCGGTGCATTGCTCGACTTCCTCAGCGGCTCGGTGCCGCGCGCGCCGGGGTGGATGCGCACCCTGCGGCTCGAATGGCTGTTTCGCCTCATCATCGAGCCGCGCCGCCTGTGGCGCCGCTATATCGTCGGCAATCCGCTCTTCCTTGCCCGCGTCCTGTATCAGAAGTTTTTCGGCGTGAGGGAAGAACGGTGA
- a CDS encoding glycosyltransferase family 4 protein, with amino-acid sequence MHLLFATSIVPDGALESGYEIANAAVIDALHRAGVRVTVIGFAWPGKPPADPDNTIVLGEIDVRTEDAPLKQKMVWLAKAMRTGLTFSSVKLRAVTARELRQEIAKAGPFDGYVLNSVQFAGAFEGVFDDRPSIFVAHNVEHRSAIEIAHSVNSMLQRFMYTREARLLKTLELRLCEKARFVFTLAEEDRAALGVASDDRSAALPLVTRHTPPPQPSKRQIECDAALIGTWTWQPNRIGLDWFLGEVVPQLPSDFRIRIAGRTLAGASSTHPGVEFVGRVPDAEAFVRSAAVIPLISRAGTGVQLKTIETFELGLPAVATRSALRGIDHMPENCVVTDNPAVFAKALERAASGKVADADGRIFYRQQRAALDAQVMRGLDKIGYQRDGAAA; translated from the coding sequence ATGCATCTTCTGTTTGCAACATCGATCGTGCCGGACGGCGCGCTGGAATCGGGCTACGAGATCGCCAATGCCGCGGTCATCGATGCTTTGCATCGTGCTGGCGTGCGCGTCACGGTCATCGGTTTTGCCTGGCCGGGCAAGCCGCCGGCCGATCCCGACAACACCATAGTGCTCGGCGAAATCGACGTTCGCACGGAAGACGCGCCGCTCAAGCAGAAGATGGTGTGGCTCGCCAAGGCGATGCGCACCGGCCTGACATTTTCGTCGGTGAAGCTGCGCGCCGTCACCGCCAGGGAATTGCGCCAGGAGATCGCCAAAGCCGGGCCTTTCGACGGCTATGTGCTAAACTCCGTCCAGTTTGCGGGCGCATTCGAGGGCGTTTTCGATGACCGCCCCTCGATCTTCGTCGCGCATAATGTCGAGCATCGCTCGGCTATCGAGATTGCCCATTCGGTCAACAGCATGCTCCAGCGTTTCATGTATACGCGCGAGGCGAGGCTGCTGAAGACGCTCGAATTGCGGCTGTGCGAAAAGGCGCGTTTCGTGTTCACGCTGGCCGAGGAAGATCGCGCAGCCCTTGGCGTCGCCTCGGATGACAGGTCGGCTGCCTTGCCGCTCGTCACGCGCCACACGCCCCCGCCGCAGCCGTCGAAGCGGCAGATCGAGTGTGACGCAGCCCTTATCGGCACCTGGACCTGGCAGCCGAATAGAATTGGCCTCGACTGGTTCCTGGGCGAGGTCGTGCCGCAACTGCCGAGCGATTTCCGGATCCGCATCGCCGGGCGCACGCTCGCGGGCGCGTCATCGACCCATCCCGGTGTGGAGTTCGTCGGCCGTGTGCCCGATGCCGAAGCGTTCGTGCGAAGTGCCGCGGTCATCCCGCTTATCAGCCGTGCCGGCACCGGCGTGCAGCTCAAGACCATCGAGACCTTCGAGCTCGGCCTTCCCGCAGTCGCAACTCGAAGCGCCCTGCGCGGCATAGATCATATGCCGGAAAACTGCGTCGTGACCGACAATCCGGCCGTTTTCGCCAAGGCGCTTGAGCGCGCGGCGTCCGGAAAGGTTGCCGACGCCGACGGCCGCATCTTCTACCGCCAGCAGCGCGCCGCACTCGACGCGCAGGTCATGCGCGGCCTGGACAAGATCGGCTACCAGAGAGATGGAGCTGCCGCATGA
- a CDS encoding glycosyltransferase, whose product MTLSPSNGAVSIAGKSPALDFAAMEAVVTVPTFRRPEQLLATLDSLRAQKTQRPFAIIVMENEAEKREGAKAATPLFVAGHLPGMVIIAHDRGNCSAYNAGWQTAIRYFPAFRHLLVIDDDEIADENWLERMCLASETMRADIVGGPQIPVFAEPAHEKWATHPVFAPPYNESGRVPALYSSGNLLIGRHVLVAMGPPFLDLRFNFMGGGDSDFLSRSAVRGFRLGWCAEAPVYEAVPARRVEADWIRARALRNGVISTLVEKKKRADTPFANTKVLLKSLALLAASPVRGARRLYETRSLSVGLYPVYVALGRVMAEFGYANEQYRQPEKN is encoded by the coding sequence ATGACCCTTTCGCCATCAAACGGCGCCGTTTCGATCGCCGGCAAGTCTCCTGCCCTGGACTTCGCGGCAATGGAAGCGGTTGTTACCGTGCCGACCTTCCGCCGGCCAGAGCAATTGCTGGCCACGCTCGACTCACTGCGCGCGCAAAAGACGCAACGCCCCTTCGCCATCATCGTCATGGAAAACGAGGCTGAAAAGCGCGAAGGCGCCAAGGCCGCGACGCCGCTGTTCGTGGCGGGACATCTTCCCGGCATGGTCATTATTGCGCATGATCGCGGCAATTGCAGCGCCTACAATGCCGGCTGGCAGACGGCGATCCGCTATTTCCCCGCCTTTCGCCACCTGCTTGTCATCGACGACGATGAGATCGCCGACGAGAACTGGCTGGAGCGGATGTGCCTGGCGTCGGAGACCATGCGTGCCGATATTGTCGGCGGCCCGCAGATTCCCGTCTTTGCAGAACCTGCTCACGAAAAGTGGGCGACGCATCCTGTCTTTGCGCCACCCTATAACGAAAGCGGTCGCGTGCCGGCGCTCTACTCGTCCGGCAATCTCCTGATCGGCCGGCATGTGCTGGTGGCCATGGGTCCGCCCTTCCTCGACTTGCGGTTCAATTTCATGGGCGGCGGCGATTCCGACTTCCTGAGCCGCTCGGCCGTGCGCGGCTTCAGGCTGGGCTGGTGTGCGGAAGCACCCGTCTACGAAGCCGTGCCGGCGCGCCGGGTCGAGGCCGACTGGATCCGCGCCCGCGCCTTGCGCAACGGCGTGATCTCGACGCTGGTGGAAAAGAAGAAACGGGCCGACACGCCGTTTGCCAACACGAAAGTGCTGTTGAAAAGCCTGGCGCTGCTGGCGGCTTCTCCGGTACGGGGCGCGCGGCGGCTCTATGAAACACGCTCGCTTTCGGTCGGTCTTTATCCCGTCTATGTTGCGCTCGGCCGGGTGATGGCCGAATTCGGATATGCCAATGAGCAATATCGTCAGCCCGAAAAAAACTGA
- a CDS encoding O-antigen ligase yields the protein MPLAGAFTRTGIATAIASLLLTVVMISFRPFQPGGAEMPSAGGDIVNQLGFGALGAISIFSLFTFADRRVLMALFAPSFLLLLGFLMLSVANATDPMAALRAASFTIIGILVMATVLAIPRDADAFSTVIAFSGIFIVVLCFVGLVLFPNEAKHTTAGAEPQHAGLWRGVFTHKNIAGPVMACFSFGGLYLFRRGWKVTGPFLLVAAMIFMMNTGSKTTAGLVPLAILMVAVPGIFGVRSLTPALFLLAIIGTTIGTLGIVFIEPLRLFVHHNFPDLTYTGRTTLWEFAGEMIAKKPWTGYGYESFWGTMFLWTMDQPFDRPWDIRSIVHGHNGYLDIAVIMGIPALCVAAWAFFIAPLRDYMRIPMRKENVYLGDFFMMILLFTALNSFLESFFFRRADPVWLFFVFSIIGLRLVARFPVATRTKR from the coding sequence ATGCCGCTGGCCGGCGCTTTCACGCGCACCGGCATCGCCACCGCGATCGCCTCGCTGCTGCTGACCGTCGTGATGATCTCGTTCCGGCCGTTCCAGCCGGGAGGCGCCGAGATGCCGTCGGCGGGCGGCGACATCGTCAACCAGCTCGGCTTCGGCGCATTGGGCGCGATTTCGATCTTCTCGCTGTTCACGTTTGCCGACAGGCGCGTGCTGATGGCGCTGTTTGCGCCGTCTTTCCTGCTGCTGCTCGGCTTCCTGATGCTTTCAGTCGCCAATGCGACGGACCCGATGGCGGCACTCCGTGCCGCTTCCTTCACCATCATCGGCATATTGGTGATGGCGACGGTCCTTGCCATTCCGCGCGACGCCGACGCATTTTCGACCGTCATCGCTTTTTCCGGCATTTTCATCGTGGTTCTGTGTTTTGTCGGACTGGTGCTGTTTCCAAACGAAGCCAAACACACGACAGCCGGCGCCGAGCCGCAGCATGCCGGGCTGTGGCGCGGCGTGTTCACGCACAAGAACATCGCCGGGCCGGTGATGGCCTGTTTCAGCTTTGGCGGTCTCTATCTGTTCCGGCGCGGCTGGAAAGTCACCGGTCCGTTCCTGCTGGTCGCCGCGATGATCTTCATGATGAACACCGGCTCCAAGACAACTGCCGGGCTGGTGCCTCTCGCGATCCTGATGGTGGCTGTGCCGGGAATTTTCGGGGTGCGCTCGCTGACGCCGGCGCTGTTCCTGCTGGCGATCATCGGTACGACGATCGGCACGCTCGGCATCGTCTTCATCGAGCCGTTGCGGCTGTTCGTCCACCACAACTTTCCCGACCTGACCTATACCGGGCGCACCACCCTGTGGGAGTTCGCCGGCGAGATGATCGCCAAGAAACCATGGACCGGCTACGGCTATGAGAGCTTCTGGGGCACGATGTTCCTCTGGACCATGGACCAGCCCTTCGACCGGCCATGGGACATCCGCAGCATCGTGCATGGCCACAACGGTTATCTCGACATCGCCGTCATCATGGGCATTCCGGCGCTATGCGTTGCCGCCTGGGCCTTCTTCATCGCGCCGCTGCGCGACTATATGCGCATTCCCATGCGCAAGGAGAATGTCTATCTCGGCGACTTCTTCATGATGATCCTGCTGTTCACCGCGCTGAACTCCTTCCTGGAGAGTTTCTTCTTCCGTCGTGCCGATCCGGTCTGGCTGTTCTTCGTCTTCAGCATCATCGGGCTAAGGCTGGTCGCACGTTTTCCGGTGGCGACACGGACGAAACGTTAG
- a CDS encoding metallophosphoesterase has product MSARGIAPGQGSSAPDIRLSRRDMILGGLGLAVLSALPREAFAVAPASGRMIDATFIFTNDVHACRMASGLSPNCLQEGKTDQNLLRHIAALNRVPNNRWPKDIQGAASGLAGAGRKISRPLGVVVGGDLTDDGGGQMTQPREGTQLLQFSHRYQKGSGPDRVHFPVYAGLGNHDLDQDGPPPQTDWYRQELRDYIEINHRPSVFFKPPVPAENYDSASDDYSWNWGGLHLVQTHRFAGDTTKGAVSGLPWLKRDLETYAGNGEPVILFQHYGWDPFSTEKWDPAKRQFDDDGAGAPHWWSEDDRKALLAVLSGHNVIGIFHGHQHETAMIYQRDGLDIFKPKAAYMGGFAIVHVTNDYMDVALAEAVGDSGEMIFTNAFSKKLDTP; this is encoded by the coding sequence ATGAGCGCGCGCGGCATTGCTCCTGGACAGGGTTCCAGCGCCCCGGACATTCGACTGTCCCGGCGCGACATGATCCTCGGCGGGCTCGGGCTGGCTGTGCTGTCCGCCTTGCCGCGCGAGGCCTTTGCCGTAGCGCCTGCTTCCGGCCGGATGATCGACGCCACCTTCATCTTCACAAACGACGTGCACGCCTGCCGCATGGCGAGCGGCCTCAGCCCGAACTGTTTGCAGGAAGGCAAGACGGACCAGAACCTGCTGCGCCACATCGCGGCGCTTAACCGCGTGCCGAACAATCGCTGGCCGAAGGATATCCAAGGCGCGGCGAGCGGGCTTGCGGGCGCAGGCAGGAAGATTTCGCGGCCGCTCGGCGTGGTCGTCGGCGGCGACCTGACCGACGATGGCGGCGGACAGATGACGCAACCGCGGGAAGGCACCCAGCTGCTGCAGTTCAGCCATCGCTACCAGAAGGGCAGTGGGCCGGACCGCGTGCATTTTCCCGTCTATGCCGGTCTCGGCAATCACGATCTCGACCAGGACGGCCCGCCGCCGCAAACCGACTGGTACCGGCAGGAACTGCGCGACTATATCGAGATCAACCACCGCCCGAGCGTGTTCTTCAAGCCGCCGGTGCCGGCCGAAAACTACGACAGCGCTTCGGATGACTATTCCTGGAACTGGGGCGGCCTGCATCTGGTCCAGACACATCGCTTTGCCGGCGACACCACCAAGGGCGCGGTGAGCGGCCTGCCCTGGCTCAAGCGAGATCTGGAAACCTATGCCGGCAATGGCGAGCCGGTGATCCTCTTCCAGCACTATGGCTGGGATCCTTTCTCGACGGAAAAGTGGGACCCGGCGAAAAGACAATTCGACGATGACGGCGCCGGCGCACCGCATTGGTGGAGCGAGGACGACCGCAAGGCGCTGCTGGCTGTCCTTTCCGGCCATAACGTCATCGGTATCTTTCACGGCCATCAGCACGAGACGGCGATGATCTATCAGCGCGACGGGCTCGACATCTTCAAGCCCAAGGCCGCCTATATGGGCGGCTTCGCCATCGTCCACGTCACCAACGACTACATGGATGTCGCGCTGGCAGAGGCGGTCGGCGACAGCGGCGAGATGATCTTCACCAATGCCTTCAGCAAGAAGCTGGACACGCCCTGA
- the proC gene encoding pyrroline-5-carboxylate reductase — translation MTITVVLAGCGNMGYAMLAGWLKSGQLKPSETFVVEPNADLRARAEKLGAAASPDASGLPAGATPKLVVLAVKPQVIREVTAAYKHLGNGETTFVSVAAGTPIATFETILGSKTPIIRVMPNTPAAIGKGMMVVYANGNVSALTKRIVDELLSASGAVATIDDEGLMDAVTAVSGSGPAYIFHFIECLTAAAEHAGLPKETAKLLAMQTVFGAASLAAESAEEPGVLRQQVTSPNGTTAAALAVLMGEDRLKNLVTEAVEAARLRSVELGK, via the coding sequence ATGACAATCACAGTCGTGCTCGCCGGTTGCGGCAATATGGGATACGCGATGCTCGCCGGCTGGCTGAAATCGGGCCAGTTGAAGCCATCCGAAACCTTCGTGGTCGAGCCGAATGCGGATTTGCGCGCGCGCGCCGAAAAGCTGGGCGCTGCGGCAAGTCCGGATGCCAGCGGTCTGCCGGCTGGCGCAACACCGAAGCTTGTGGTGCTTGCGGTCAAGCCGCAGGTGATCCGCGAAGTGACGGCCGCCTACAAGCATCTCGGCAATGGTGAGACGACTTTCGTCAGCGTCGCCGCCGGAACGCCGATTGCAACCTTCGAGACCATTCTCGGCAGCAAGACGCCGATCATCCGCGTGATGCCGAATACGCCCGCCGCGATCGGCAAGGGCATGATGGTGGTCTATGCGAACGGCAATGTCTCTGCGCTAACCAAACGCATCGTTGACGAGCTGCTTTCGGCCAGCGGCGCGGTGGCGACCATCGATGACGAAGGCCTGATGGACGCAGTGACCGCGGTTTCCGGCTCAGGCCCGGCCTATATCTTCCACTTCATCGAATGCCTGACGGCAGCGGCTGAGCACGCCGGCCTGCCGAAAGAAACCGCAAAGCTGCTCGCTATGCAAACCGTGTTCGGCGCGGCGAGCCTCGCCGCCGAAAGCGCGGAAGAACCCGGTGTGCTGCGCCAGCAGGTGACCAGCCCCAACGGTACGACAGCGGCGGCGCTTGCGGTGCTGATGGGAGAGGACCGGCTGAAGAACCTGGTGACCGAGGCCGTGGAAGCGGCGCGGTTGAGGTCGGTGGAACTGGGGAAGTAA
- a CDS encoding PIN domain-containing protein produces MPGSIVRPFIDTNVLIYLASSHGAKADQAEEILKEGGTISVQVLNEFASVARRKLGMAWSETQVFLSTFRELLTVVPMTEEIHVAGLALAERYQLGVYDGMIVAAALDAGCDGVFSEDMKHDLVVDGRLVIRNPFLGI; encoded by the coding sequence ATGCCCGGTAGCATCGTTCGTCCCTTCATCGACACCAACGTGCTTATCTATCTGGCTTCCAGTCACGGGGCCAAGGCTGATCAAGCAGAAGAGATTCTGAAAGAAGGCGGCACGATCAGCGTTCAGGTTCTGAATGAATTTGCCAGTGTCGCCCGCCGCAAGTTGGGCATGGCATGGTCCGAGACGCAGGTTTTTCTTTCGACGTTCAGAGAACTGCTCACGGTGGTTCCGATGACCGAGGAAATCCACGTAGCCGGCTTGGCGCTGGCAGAGCGTTATCAATTAGGCGTTTATGACGGCATGATTGTCGCCGCCGCTCTTGATGCCGGTTGCGATGGCGTGTTCTCAGAAGACATGAAGCACGATCTGGTCGTCGACGGACGATTGGTTATTCGCAATCCATTCCTGGGCATTTGA
- a CDS encoding AbrB/MazE/SpoVT family DNA-binding domain-containing protein translates to MKISKWGNSLAVRLPAAVVDALELHEGDEIELRVLDRGELEVARKPSRDELVERLRAYRGRLPADFKFDRDEANAR, encoded by the coding sequence ATGAAGATTTCGAAATGGGGCAACAGCCTTGCAGTCCGACTGCCCGCCGCGGTGGTGGACGCGCTCGAACTGCACGAGGGCGATGAAATCGAACTTCGCGTGTTGGATCGTGGCGAGCTTGAAGTTGCACGCAAACCCAGTCGAGACGAATTGGTGGAAAGGTTAAGGGCCTATCGTGGCCGCTTGCCTGCCGATTTCAAGTTCGACCGGGATGAGGCGAATGCCCGGTAG
- a CDS encoding NAD(P)H-dependent oxidoreductase translates to MTNVALTGLARDLARRAEEGRPVRIGVIGSGEMGTDLVTQAMLMKGVEVCAISTRRPHTAREAIKIAYGDEAMAREADTASKVTEAIEAGKIAITSNEMLVTNPLVDVVIDATGKPGVAADFDLKAMEHGKHLVMMNVEADVTIGAYLKKEADRLGVVYSVGAGDEPSSCMELIEFASALGYTIVSAGKGKNNPLNHDAVPDDYREEAIRRNMNPRMLVEFIDGSKTMVEMAAIANATGLVPDKPGMHGPKADRDQLAKVLIPEKDGGVLSKKGVVDYTIGKGVAPGVFVIVEATHPRIIERMDDLHVGTGPYYSFFRPYHLTSLEVPLTAARIMLYGKPDMVPLPTPVAEVCAVAKRDLKAGETFDAIGETCYRSWTMTAQEARASHAVPVGLLEGGKVLKPVRKGELLTTDNAAPDATTRLYELRRRQDVMLYGAAESSAALV, encoded by the coding sequence ATGACCAATGTCGCCCTCACCGGGCTCGCCCGGGATCTTGCCAGACGTGCGGAGGAGGGGCGGCCGGTTCGCATCGGCGTCATCGGCTCGGGCGAAATGGGCACCGACCTGGTCACGCAGGCGATGCTGATGAAGGGCGTCGAGGTTTGCGCGATTTCCACGCGCCGCCCGCATACGGCGCGTGAAGCGATCAAGATCGCCTATGGCGACGAGGCCATGGCGCGCGAGGCCGACACCGCCTCGAAAGTCACCGAGGCGATCGAGGCTGGCAAGATCGCCATCACCTCCAACGAAATGCTGGTCACCAACCCGCTGGTCGATGTCGTCATCGACGCCACCGGCAAGCCCGGCGTCGCCGCCGACTTCGACCTCAAGGCGATGGAGCACGGCAAGCATCTCGTCATGATGAATGTCGAGGCCGACGTCACCATTGGCGCCTATCTCAAGAAGGAGGCCGACCGGCTCGGCGTCGTCTATTCGGTTGGCGCCGGCGACGAGCCGTCGAGCTGCATGGAGCTGATCGAGTTTGCTTCCGCACTCGGCTACACCATCGTCTCGGCCGGCAAGGGCAAGAACAACCCGCTCAACCACGATGCCGTGCCCGACGACTATCGCGAGGAAGCCATCCGCCGCAACATGAACCCGCGCATGCTGGTCGAGTTCATCGACGGCTCGAAAACCATGGTCGAGATGGCGGCGATCGCTAACGCCACCGGCCTCGTGCCCGACAAACCGGGCATGCACGGCCCCAAGGCCGACCGCGACCAACTGGCCAAGGTGCTGATCCCGGAGAAGGATGGCGGCGTGCTGAGCAAGAAGGGCGTCGTCGACTATACGATCGGCAAGGGCGTGGCGCCGGGCGTCTTCGTCATCGTCGAGGCCACCCATCCGCGCATCATCGAGCGCATGGACGATCTGCATGTCGGCACCGGTCCCTATTACAGCTTCTTCCGGCCATACCACCTGACCTCGCTGGAAGTGCCGCTGACGGCGGCCCGCATCATGCTCTACGGCAAGCCCGACATGGTGCCGCTGCCGACGCCCGTGGCCGAAGTCTGCGCGGTGGCCAAGCGCGACCTGAAAGCCGGCGAGACCTTCGATGCTATCGGCGAAACCTGCTACCGCTCCTGGACGATGACGGCGCAGGAAGCCCGCGCCAGCCATGCCGTGCCGGTGGGATTGCTGGAAGGCGGCAAGGTGCTGAAGCCGGTGAGAAAGGGCGAGCTGCTCACCACCGACAACGCCGCACCGGACGCCACGACGCGGCTGTATGAGCTGCGGCGGAGGCAGGATGTGATGCTTTATGGGGCAGCTGAGAGTTCGGCGGCCCTTGTTTGA
- a CDS encoding OmpA family protein yields the protein MQFSGSRVATLFCAAILLFAGVNLAAADATIPTADIEGAVDSALAKRYDGSFIVSYEKFSYTDFTIPLSPLKPSEDPDARDSSNNRVFAPEKKVEVEGALTRIAYVLPAERSPLEVLRNYQDVIEEAGGEVQFECKKEECGGDATRSSGGGGNNMSLMQYFFHEADVKDAAFSNGNCALTAGINDQRYFTAKVPQSAGDAYVTVQAYQLVDDLYCKEFNGRTIAVVQILEPKPREKKMVLVEAKEMADSLSQKGSISLYGILFDTDKTDIKPESEPTLKEIAALLKNEPNISVIVVGHTDNQGAFDYNLDLSSRRANSVKNELAAKYGIEAARLTAAGAGMMAPVASNDDEAGRAKNRRVVLVKLN from the coding sequence ATGCAATTTTCGGGTTCCAGGGTCGCGACGCTGTTTTGTGCCGCCATTCTTCTGTTTGCCGGCGTAAATCTTGCCGCCGCCGATGCCACCATTCCTACTGCCGACATCGAAGGTGCCGTCGACAGTGCGCTGGCCAAGCGTTATGACGGCTCGTTCATCGTCAGCTACGAAAAATTCTCCTACACCGATTTCACAATTCCGCTTTCGCCGCTGAAGCCCAGTGAGGATCCGGACGCGCGCGATTCCAGCAACAACCGTGTTTTCGCCCCTGAAAAGAAGGTCGAGGTCGAGGGTGCATTGACCCGCATCGCCTATGTGTTGCCCGCCGAGCGCTCGCCGCTGGAAGTACTGCGCAATTATCAGGATGTGATCGAAGAGGCCGGCGGCGAAGTCCAGTTCGAGTGCAAGAAGGAAGAATGCGGCGGCGATGCCACCCGTTCGAGCGGCGGTGGCGGCAACAATATGAGCCTGATGCAGTATTTCTTCCACGAGGCCGATGTGAAGGATGCGGCCTTTTCCAACGGCAATTGCGCCCTGACTGCCGGCATCAACGACCAGCGTTATTTCACCGCCAAGGTGCCGCAGTCAGCCGGCGACGCCTACGTCACCGTGCAGGCCTATCAACTGGTGGATGATCTCTACTGCAAGGAGTTCAACGGGCGCACCATTGCCGTCGTCCAGATTCTGGAGCCAAAGCCGCGCGAAAAGAAGATGGTTCTGGTCGAGGCCAAGGAGATGGCCGATTCGCTGAGCCAGAAGGGCAGCATTTCACTCTATGGCATCCTGTTCGACACCGACAAGACTGATATCAAGCCGGAATCCGAGCCGACCCTGAAGGAAATCGCTGCCCTGCTGAAGAACGAGCCGAATATCTCCGTCATCGTGGTCGGCCATACCGACAATCAGGGCGCCTTCGACTACAATCTCGACCTGTCGTCGCGGCGCGCAAATTCCGTCAAGAATGAGCTTGCCGCCAAATACGGCATCGAGGCTGCGCGCCTCACCGCCGCGGGCGCCGGCATGATGGCGCCCGTCGCCAGCAATGACGACGAGGCCGGCCGCGCCAAGAACCGCCGCGTGGTGCTGGTCAAGCTCAACTGA
- a CDS encoding acyltransferase: protein MKKLYGIQYLRAFAALAVVVFHAAERTGGHFAIGAAGVDVFFVVSGFIMWTLAQSRPVTPLQFLRERLERIAPVYWIATAVMVAGAFAGLFPNMKLTLGHVLGSLFFIPHISPSNGEIWPVLVQGWTLNYEMFFYVVFACTLLLPTARRLPALAGLFILLTVIGLSLDSDNPLFRTYTNPAILEFLLGALIGTFWLEGKIPSPASGLALILLAVFGFVFVGVTYVGFHPFVFGPLAVALVTGVLSLERAGMISDFRPLTWIGDASYSIYLWHTLAVSVVAKFAPALSLPAPLALVIAVIAGTGIGLVAYELLEKPIAAAFKTLRRRGAIRTSAMTPPERGIEAVTKT, encoded by the coding sequence ATGAAGAAGCTCTACGGTATCCAGTATCTGCGCGCCTTCGCAGCACTTGCAGTCGTCGTCTTTCACGCCGCCGAACGCACGGGCGGGCACTTCGCCATCGGAGCGGCGGGCGTCGACGTGTTCTTCGTCGTCAGCGGCTTCATCATGTGGACGCTTGCGCAGTCGCGGCCCGTCACGCCGTTGCAGTTCCTGCGGGAGCGGCTGGAGCGCATTGCACCGGTCTACTGGATCGCCACGGCGGTCATGGTCGCGGGCGCTTTTGCCGGACTGTTCCCCAACATGAAGCTCACGCTCGGCCATGTGCTGGGTTCGCTGTTCTTCATTCCGCACATTTCGCCGAGCAATGGCGAGATCTGGCCGGTTCTCGTCCAGGGCTGGACGTTGAATTACGAGATGTTCTTCTACGTCGTCTTCGCCTGCACCTTGCTGCTGCCAACGGCCAGACGGCTTCCGGCGCTGGCGGGCTTGTTCATCCTATTGACCGTCATAGGCCTTTCGCTCGACAGCGATAATCCGCTTTTCCGCACCTACACCAATCCGGCAATCCTCGAATTCCTGCTGGGCGCGCTGATCGGCACGTTCTGGCTGGAGGGAAAGATTCCATCGCCGGCCAGCGGCCTTGCGCTGATCCTGCTTGCCGTCTTCGGTTTCGTTTTTGTCGGCGTCACCTATGTCGGCTTTCATCCCTTCGTCTTCGGCCCGCTCGCCGTCGCCCTTGTAACCGGCGTGCTTTCGCTGGAGCGCGCCGGCATGATTTCCGATTTTCGCCCGCTGACGTGGATCGGCGACGCTTCCTATTCGATCTACCTCTGGCACACGCTGGCGGTTTCGGTGGTGGCGAAATTTGCGCCGGCGCTTTCCCTGCCGGCTCCCCTTGCGCTGGTCATTGCGGTGATCGCTGGCACGGGCATTGGCCTCGTCGCCTATGAACTGCTGGAAAAACCGATCGCGGCCGCGTTCAAGACGTTACGCCGGCGTGGCGCGATCAGGACATCGGCCATGACGCCGCCGGAGCGCGGAATCGAAGCAGTGACGAAGACATAG